Within Puntigrus tetrazona isolate hp1 chromosome 17, ASM1883169v1, whole genome shotgun sequence, the genomic segment GAGTGTCCAGCATCATTCATCCTGACTGCAAAAGCAAAACCCATTTAACACCAGATATGATCTGAAATGCACATATGGCTCCGTGTTCTCTGCAGAGCCTTTGCCAAAGAGAACAGCTACTAAATGCAAAAGCACAAGGGCATGAAATTTTTATGAAAGCTAATGTTGTGACTGTAGGGGCAGTGAATACTACAAGTGAGATAATTGCCTGCAGATCCCTTGAGTTCTGGGCTGCTTTCATGTGCTGCTATTGAAGCGgacaataaatgtatatttcctgCATGACTGCTGCACACAAGTGCTTATGCCATGAGACTCAGCACTGATTTGGTTTGCACAGGAGATGTGGCGAGCGGCATGAGATTGCAACCGTGATTCTTGAGATATGGACAACAAAACTGgaattaaaatattcacacagtttataaatattaatgctatATATGCAGTGGATGTATCTAATTGCTAATTGctattatatctaaatataattattttcaaattttatcACAAATTACTTTATTAACGTAACAATTTCATAAAAcgtaacaattttcaaaaatcatattaccattatcgtatatatatatatatatatatatatatatatatatatatatatatatatatatatatatatatatatattatatatatatatattttttattatatatatatatattttttttttctttaaataatattatttttattatatattaatattatattatttatattatttttaatattatttaatgatcattaatatgcattttctcttatttaacaacattttttttttattgtaacagttTGGTTCATGTTATATGGTTTTTGTTTCAAGGACGTTGCTCTTTTGCAAATGAGTGGGGAAAGAATGAGGAATGTGACTCATGAAAATTCCCACAAGCCTGTTTTGGTGCTAAATGTCATGTAGGTGTGGGAAAAGTCCTTTGGAAAGAAGCCCTATGAGTTCAACGCTTCATATAAACAAACCCTTTAATGAGAATAGATGTCCAGATTCTGCAGGCTCCTTGTGGAAGACATGAATTGATTCACTTAGACTGAATTTATGGTCCGAGCGCAATAACCTGAGCCTTCTGTCTGAGGAGAGGCTAAAATACTATCATCAGTCATTCATAAAGAAGATTATTTGCTTTCATTGTTGCTCTAGTTTACATTATAACGCTAAATAGAAGTACCAacgtttatgtatatttatatataggtCAAGTCTATTACCAGACTGTTAACTGTCTGTGTAGGTGGCAGAGAAACATCTCTGTCATTTGTGTAAGGAAGAAAATGTCACATATTCATAATACATATAGAGCTGAAATACACCAAGCTCCAAAGCTATAATGTTAGAAGACAAAGAAAACCCATtcgtttgtattattatttttacttttgatatacgctgtttaaaatataataattaattgtaatacagATGATACCGAAGCACGCGtctttctgtaaaataaatgttttaaattacgCCTGAGTGTCTTTAAAAGTTTGAGGCCGCTGTAAGGACGATGTTAACGTATATAACGCGAAGTGGGCGTGTCTCCCGCTGACTGACCAATCACGGCAGACAGCGGCTCACGCTCCCTGCAGGAGACCTGTAGCTGACGCAACACTGATGGTCAAAGAAGAACTGATGGTCAGTCCTGTCAAAAACACTTACACCTGATCCTCAGCAACTCCTATGGAGTCGCATAAGTAAGAGCACACAGGTCTTTCACCCCGTTTTGTGCCGTACATTCGGGCGGTGAGTACATCGGTGTTCTGCTATCTACGTTTATCAGCACTTTATAGCGAACGAAGGAGGCGAAACGCCGCGGGAATTGTTACAGTGTTGCAGCGCGTGCACCCGGAGCCTTTGATATTCCCGCCGGACCGACACACTGTAACAGATCCCGAGCCAGAAGCGATACATGTAGCGaccgaaagaaaaaaatcagcacTGTGTGTTGTCACAACAAAAGCTGTTCGTACTGCTGTCGTTAGACGTCCACCGCACGCCGCGTTAGTTTAGCGGCGTTTAAGGAGAAACGCGCTCGCTTTAATTGATATTAGCCTACTTGCGAAGAAAAGAAGGAGAATCCATCCGGGGACTTGAATCACTTCTGAGGCGAGGATCTTGCTCACTAACAATCACTCTGCTCTTACCAAGAGAGTCCAGGTGACCTTCATACAACTCATGTTCAATTAAACGTGTCCTTAAACAAGTTATTTCAGATTCAGAACACGCTAGAACGTAAGTAAGTTGCTTTAAGTGTGGTGGTAGTAATAAACCCAGTTTATAGAGTTTATACCGTTGCTCTTATCGGTTTATGTTAAAGTGTAATAGCCTTGAACAGGAGGTGGCAGCAGCGGGGTGTTTCTTCAGACGGGGCCCTTAAATGCCCCGGGGTGCTTGATTTGTTCAAACTAACACGTTTGAGCTTTTTGTCTTATTCTTATGGCCATATTAAAACCTGTTTTAGGAGTAAGATGTAAGTTCAGCATGCACGGGATCATGATTTGAGAAACGAACAGAAATATTTAGTGATTGAGTTGCCGTTACACGAAATGCAAACTGGTTCAAAAAGGCTACCCgttactttaaattaatattaatatccatatattaatatttatatgcatacaaggataaatgattacaaaacagactataaaattgatttttctATGACGTACAGGCATGAATATTTAGTTAATTGCTCATATTTTAAAGAGTTGTCCTGtaggttttaatgaaaaaaagggaaaatgtcTGAGACGTATATCCATATcattaaaatactgaataatagCTCCCCTAATTTCACTTGCTGTTTTCTACATGCACGAGACGCCACATTCATTAGCCACTAATATAGAGGAATAACAAAGTGCAAAGTTTATGATTATGATCacaaagtgcccctattatgggttacgAGTTTCATATTTTAGTCCAAAACACGGGTTgacatgcaaggtcaaaaaacactttaaatttcAATTCCAACGATTCATTTTTGCAAACTCCTTCAGTGACTAAAGCGCTTTCACTAAGATCCCGCCCCCTGTGACATTTTAACCAACCACATATCACCGTGTGAAAGACAGACAGGCTGGGGCTGTTTCTGATCGGATAAAAAAAGGCCCTTTGTTTGACTACAGAACCCAGGGTTGTCACAGTTATATTTGTCAGGCTGTAAGGAATTTTTATGCATAACATtccagtaaaaaaattaaaaaaatagtaaattagCACTCAGGTCCTTCTGTGTCCATTCTCTACTATTTCACTTCAAATTTCCCCTAATTTCACTTGCTGTTTTCTACATGCACGAGACTCCAGATTCATTAGCCACTAATATAGAGGAATAACAAAGTGCAGAGTTTATGATTATATCACAAAATGCCACTATTATGGGTTACGAGAGTTTCGTATTTTAGCCCAAAACACAgattgacatgcatgcaaggtcaaaaaacactttaaatttcTCAACGATTTCAATTCCGATGATTCACCGATTGATTAAAAACAGCCATTCAGAGATtttttaacgctccaaaagcggcacctagtggtgaagaaggaattagcgttttcattcagaccaaggtGATAAGACCCAACGTGTGGGCGGGGAATACGCTAATGTTTCGCTTCGACGTCAACATCGAACGGCTTGCGGCTCGTTTTAAAAAACGCCTCGATTCGGAGTCGACTCTTCGGTGCACTTCGagatttaaaattgtttttattcaccTCTGTTGCGCACCGCATCATAAATCCACAACGGGGGCGCTTTCGAGTCATTATAAAACACACCAGTCGAGCAGCACAACGGCCTGTTATTGTACAGACTGAACAGCTGGAAGTGAGTGAACCCAGAAGCAATGGCCGCTCGACTCGTAGGTTAAAAATAAGGTGGATGATGATGTTCTTTATTCCTCTCTTTGTGTTGACAGTAGTGGAAGATGTCCTGTGTGAGAGCTGTGAGGGGTCTGGCACCAGTCTGTGGCTTTCAGCCCCTCGCTGTTTTATCTCGCGGCGTCAGTTTCTCTCCGCGCCAAGTCGCATCGGACGCCAGTTTCCGCTTGGTGTCCTTCTCTGAATCCGATCATCCCAGAGTTCTCATCACCGGTACGAGAGCAGGAGACAAGCGATCGCTTTTGTGATGCGCCGTTTGTCGCGTAATCCTATTTTTAAagattgccttttttttttatgatgctttgAGGCCTAAATGGATGTTACGTAAACCTTCAGATGCCATGTTTCCGTGGTTACCACATTCTGAAGCACGAAACACAGTCTCCATGGCAACACTGATGATGAgatttaatcatattttctgtctgtttttatttcaggagGTCTGGGTCAGCTGGGAGTAGGGCTCGCCAAACTGCTCAGGTGAGACTAAAGCGCTTTCACTGACTTCACACCGAAGATCCCGCCCCCTGTGACATTTTAACCAACCACCTATCACCGTGTgaaaggcagacaggctggggCCGTTTCTGATCGGATAAAAAAAGGCCCTTTGTTTGTGACAGTTATATTTGTCAGGCTGTAAGGAATTTTTATGCATAAcgttccagtaaaaaaaaatcttgtttatttccttttttcgtACAGAAAGCAGTTtggaaaatataatgtaattctGTCTGATATCAGAAAACCTCCAGCTCATGTTTACCAAAGCGGTGAGTGTCAATATCTTACAGCGAGCAGTATCCTGGAAACtgaaacatttcacatttcttcTCCAAAAGTGATGATCAAAAGATTCATCAATCATATATTGAtttgaatgtaaatacattttattgttagaatatttaatataggtctctgtaaatgttaatatttgaataaaatatatagtaaaataaaggtacaaaaataaataataatgtttataatatatgatTGATATGcctctttcattttcattttaatatatacacatatacatttttttaattactagtacctttactttttgaaaatataagggtcagtatattaacattttagtcACAATTCCTCTccaagtaatatatatatatatatatatatatatatatatatatatatgtatatatatgtatatatatatatatgtgtatatatatatatatgtatatgtgtgtatatatatatatatatatatatatatatatatatatatatatatatatatatatatatatatatatatatatatgtgtatatatttcacaactgatctgcatttttaatttaaatatattttattaacattattactatatgcatatgcaaatatttaatatttaaaatacataataacgtttgcataaataaataaaaaaacttttatcaaATGCCGATATTTATATTCCTGttacatattaatgtttaattctttAACTGTTGTTCTATTCACTAATTCTTCTCTGTATGTACACGAAATCATGCAGATTAGTTAAAATGATAGTTATCGAATATACCGATGTCgaaatttgaatgcattttgcttttagaatatttatatactatttatgTATACGCACAATATAAATGTCAATCATTTTTaccaatttttatattaattttggaCTCTTCAAATTTCTACCTCAGGCCCCTTTATGTATTCAGACATTTTGGACTACAAGAACTTGCGTGAGATTGTTGTGAACAACCGTATCTCGTGGCTGATACACTACAGCGCCCTGCTGAGCGCGGTCGGAGAGGCCAACGTGTCCCTCGCTCGTGACGTCAACATCACCGGTTAGTCGCCGAGATCAGTCATCCTCGACCTCTTTTCAGTGGTAAGGTGCACTGATGTCTCTTTTCTTGCTTCTTCATCTTTAGGGTTGCACAACGTTCTTGACGTGGCAGTAGAACATGGGCTCCGTCTCTTTGTCCCCAGCTCTATTGGAGCCTTTGGCCCCACGTCCCCTCACAACCCAACCCCAGATCTGTGCATCCAGCGCCCACGAACCATTTACGGGGTGTCTAAGGTTCACGCTGAGCTAATGGGAGAGGTCAGCATGCTTCTGAAAGAACTCTTGATGTACTGTATAGCTGTGAAATATGCCTGTGACACACAAGGgcttaatgcatattaatgttttagctttgtttttctttatcgCGACATTATTCAAGTCTTTACAAGTCTTTTATTCGTGTATTCAGTATTATCATCACAGGTACGGTCTTGACTTCCGTTGTCTCAGATACCCGGGAATCATTTCCGCAGACTCTCGACCTGGTGGAGGAACTACAGGTAAGCTGGaagaaaattagaaatattaggtgatcaacttaaaaaaaaaatgtttctgtgtttttactgcctactaaaaatattatatgtgtaaatgaagctgaaataaaagtgaaaatgtaaaatgttgctttgtgtttttgcattaatgcattcatttaaacaaggCTGAAAATATTAGATGgaacatttaaagttaaaagaaaTGTCGAGTGGGTTGTTATTGTTAAGTattggaaattaaaaataagcttaagagaaaatgcttttaaaaaaagtaaaatttaagcttaaaaaacgggaaaatataaaatgagaaaCTTAAAAGTAAACAGTAATGTTATTGTGAAATTCCAAagtaaaataaagctaaaaaaattaaatattagattaaaacaaaaaagtattaaatgttGCTACGTGTTGttcttgtaaacaaaaactataaaaattacagtaaagctAAAATTCAATAAAAGACCTAAactttgaaacttaaaaaaatgttgccttgacaactatattaaataatttaaaatgtaattgaagcACATAATAAAACGATTAACGCAGGAAACctgaaaataaaagctaatcCAAAGTATTAAAACTAACATAACAGCaagcaattaaatcaaaaatcgaattcaaattttatttgtcacatacacatacatacatggtacgacatgcagtgaaatgtttttacaaccgtccagcgttgtaaaaaaaaaaaaaaaaaaaaaaaaaatatatatatatatatatatatatatatatatatatatatatatatataaaatataaaaaagaaaaatatatataaagaagtatacaaagtataaaaataaaatataaagtataaatgttaaaatatcaatgttaaaatatccattttaatgcattggTGTAAACCTTttgcttccattttttttcctttcgaTCAGACTATGCTGTTCACATCTTCCACGATGCTGTGAAAACGGGTAGATTTGTGTGCAATCTGAGGCCTGACACGAGACTCCCCATGATGTTCATCGACGACTGTCTGAGCGCCACGCTGGAGGTTCTGGAAGCTCCTGCTGAGACGCTCTCCATGCGGACGTACAACGTCAGCGCCGTGAGCTTCACTCCAGACGAGCTGGTACAAGAAATCAGGAGGCACCTGCCAGACCTGCAGGTCACATACGAGATTGACCCAGTCCGACAAGCCATTGGTGAGAGTCCTACCCATCGGTCGTCGCCCATTCAATACGCAGATGACTTTGTTTCTgtatcagatttgaagaaatgcagcattacatcAATCGCATCCATtcactctgcagtgaatgggtgccgtcagaacgagagtctgcTGATAAAACCATCACAATATTCCACACCACTGcaaaaaagctgcatgtttacAAGTGACAAATCAATCATTGAGGAATAAGCTAAAATGTAACtccataatacataataatgcttttagtgaaaaaaaaatctgaatcaggGAGGAAATATGCAGAttaacagctctaaacaaatcTGTCGGTGGGTTTTGATGTAAGAGGAGAAGAGTGAATGAACTTTCTCAATGGCGTTGAGCGTTAAAAGCGTTATTATGGGTTGCTGACCAGAAACAATGGTTTCAATTTtatgcagcttttcatttcacaagacGTTAACTGCTGGACTGGAGTGGAtcgttgtgatgtttttatcagctgtttggattctgacgggcacccattcactgcagagcatctgcTGGTGAGAAAATGATGCATTGCGGTGTATTCTGACTCGTTGCCTAATCTCTGGTGCatatgcaatgcaaaaaaaaccccaaacatttagCAGATTAAGTCCTTTTATcccattttctttatttatcgTTCCAAATAGTTCCTGTGTTCTTTCTCCTAGCTGACAGCTGGCCAGTGGTCTTTGATGACAGCAATGCCCGCAATGACTGGGGCTGGAAACACAACTACGCTTTGCCAGAACTGGTTCAGACGATGCTCAACTTCACTGGCTCAAGCGTCAGGATGACTCGAGCCAACTGAACACCATCTGCCgtcatgtgtctgagtttagccgAGATGTTTGGGATCTGATGGGAGAGATGGTAATTGGGCTCTGCAGTATACTTTGTAGCGTACTGAGATTAACGAAGGTCAAACTTTCTTAACTTCTCCATATGTACTGCAGCACatatttgcacacatttttcCCGGTGATGTAAACCAAAGATTTAGAGTTCAGTTACATCCTTAATCTTCTCAATCAgcttataataatttaataaccgtcctgattatgtattttattttatttaagcctAAATTTGTTTTGTGGAATCTCTATGTAGCaatcagtttaaaataatttagttttatttatcagtGAATTCTGAgccatgtaattttttttctgctagattaatttacactactgttcaatgTTTGGAgcaagaaagattttttttttatcttgaaggaagtttattttattgtgacactgatgactggagtaatgaaaactggagtaataaaaaagaaaattcagctttagtCTTTAGAAAAGacctattttaaattaacaaactgtattaacaaacatttaacttAACTTTTGTCTCAATAAAATCctgatttgctgtttattaatagctCATAAGGCGGTAATTAAGTTTAGTTATTGGGTAAAATTAAGTATGCAGAATATGATCCTGGCCAGTATGCgctttttaagatttttctactaataaacagacaatatggTAATAATAGGAACGATAATAACCTATTTATTGGGGAAAATGGGTCCCTATGCTAAAGTGTTacgtaatattttacattattgcagtttttaatataacacattatttCAGACtgattataaaagtataaaaatctccaaacttttgaatggtagtgatatttaaaagattttgaaGAAATGCAATATCTAGTATAAAACAATCCTAAATATGGTGCTATTTTTGAAAGGCATTAgcctattttagttttattaaaataacattataagcTCATCAAAAGTGCTTACAGTGTAGCTGAATTAGATTAGAATTTTTGGTACTTCAGGGAACAtttgatataattataaaaacctGCAACTCggtatatatttatgcatttcggATGTTTGATTTAGTTGTTAATGTGACAGCAGCAAAcgattattaatacattttttacgaATAATTAGAAAATCACTTTGTCTTCTTCATTTAATCAGATTAACACGTACCACAAAACTGTTCTTTTAGGTTGTGCAAGACAACCTTGGCTTGATTTCGCCAGATGAAATTGCACGAACACTtctaaaaagtagtaaaaaaacaacactgccAGACTGTTCATATGCTTAATGAGACGCAGTCAATAAAAGTCAAGCTGCTGCTGGTTTTCTGTGCTCACTTTTATGAATTTCCTCATTTATCACAGCCAATGAGCGAACTGCTTTTGTAGAAAGCAAGCGTGATAGCTCTATTTTTGACGTGGACTCAAACGCATGCACACAAAGCAGGTATCGATCCGCGCGTACgcataaaaagcaaaagcatcTTTCGAAAATACGGATTAATCGATAAGTTTAATAATATACGAATTCTTAAAGAATAAGACAGAAAGGAGTCGCACACAAAATAGGGCACGCAAGTATTTGTGACACCAATTCTAGATGCTTTTATAGCTTTCTTGTTAGCAGACGTTgagattgtatttattaatatctcAAAATAGGCATTTCATACAACTGTATATCAATTTCTCTTCTTCTTTGACTTTGTGGGAGTGGCCACACGGTTCTTTCCGGTAAAACCGGTTGATTAGCAAGGCGTCTTAATACTAGTTGAGACTTCTTGCTCAACAGATCCTCAGTGAGACGGACTTCCTTCATCAGAGCGTCCGTGATAATCCCTCCCTGCGACTGCAGAAAACCACGCAGCGATTCTTCAACCTCCTACAGCACAGAGACAAAAATATCACATCGCTCGTTTTATTCCCAGCGAGTTTCATTTAGCACCAGAAAGAAACATTTGCAGAATTAGTCACAATAAAACCCATTTGTTTGCttcagctttttttccccccgtaATTGTTTTCCAGTCTGATAACGGAGAGAAAACCGCTCGGCCTCTGAAGTTAAAATCCCATTTATTTTCTCCACAGAGAAATTGACGGCGTATAAACCTTCGGGGGCAGACCTACCGCGAGCTCCGAGGCCGTTAAGAGAAGATACATGCTTCCGTAGAGGCCACGAGTCTCAGTCCGAGTGTTATTTCAACCAGGACAAATACTTGTGGAAGCAAAGCTGCTGAAAAAGTGTCCGTGGCTGTTGTGCTCGGCAGGGTTAAATAACAGTGCTGTGTGTTCCTTTAATCCATCTTATCTGGTAACTGCTGACGGCCTGCTTCTCCTTAAGATATTAAGTGAGGAGCGATCGAGCCCCAGGTACGAGGGAGACGGCCGTAAGACAACGCGAATAATCCTTCGTTGCTCGTGTCGGTGTGAATCACCGCGGCCTTCGCCTTTCACAGCGCGCCGAGAAATGGCAAAGTCTGCAAAGCGCGCTTTTTAGGTCAGCGCCGGTGGCGGTTGCGCGTCGCCAATAGCTTGCAGATTAACTTTGATGGTTTTTGAAAAGGCAACAGTGTGCCAACAGCTACAGGGCAGCTTAGCATCGCAATCCCGTTTTATATCGGCGCCGAGCAGGAAGCTACATTTCGGGTTGCCGTCCAAACAATCCGCCTACTTGCATTTCTTCCTTTTAATTAACGGGTCAGTGAAGCGTTACAGTCATTACAATGCAAATGGGGATTCTTATTATAAATCGGCAGCATGCGGTGTTCAGGAAGACAAGCGTAcacttatttcttttttctttgatttctaTAGTCCGCTTTAGACATTATACTAACAACAGGAGTCAACTAGgagtcattagagttttagatGGATCAAAACATACTACACACTCAACATCAGAAACGCTGTGAGTATGTGTTAGtattattctactaaccctaaacagtctactctgagagacACGTGCAGTTACAAATTAAAGAGAATTAGGTGACATGTAGGTACAGAGTTACTTATAGTAGAAAGTAGAAAGTGGAttaataaagtgtgaccaaatattctataaatattgaATGAGTTTATAGATAAGTTTCTAGATGCAAGAATGTAACTGTAGATcagtaaaaatcttaaaagcCATGGAATAAAAAGggaactttaatttttttattctcacaATTTCTATTTTGCTTTCCACAGTTCTGAGAAAAAGTTtcaggttatatatatatatatatatatatatatatatatatatatatatatatatatatatatatatatatatatatatatatattttaaaattatgactttttttgtttgtatctcgcaattataattataattccaTCTCAATATTCTActcacaattaaatttttttatctcacaattctgacagTTTCAAGTCTACATCTTGCAATTCCATAAAGTCTATATCTCACAATGCAGTTTCATCTGTCCccaataaaaaaccaaaaagtaattgcgactttttatcttATAATTCTGATTTATCTAGAATTGCAACGTTGTATATCTCGCAATTTTGACCTTTCTGACGCAATTAGTAGCGTATGCTTGTGTCAGAATTTTTGCAATTGCTTCTTATTTTAAGCGCTTATTTAATTCGGCTTATTTGAGGCATCCAGCGTCAGTGTCTTTGGAGGACGCTGTAAAGAACTGATGTGTTGTACCTGTCTGCTCATCTGACCTTCACGAGGGAGTCTGTTTAAACCGCTCTGAAGCGCTGCCATCATCTGAGCTTCGGCCCGCGTCTTTGACGTCCTGGATTTCAGCTTCTGTTCTGGACTGAGCCGAACGCAGCTCTTTGAGATCCCGCTGATGTTCCCACCCACAGCGTCTGTTCCTCGCTGAGGGGCCGCGGCTCAGGGGGCCTCAATCACCAGCTCGCGTCTGATGTGTTTCACACCCGTCTCTCCGCTTAAAACCGCCTGATAGAGCCGCTGGTGAGGAAGGTATGTTTTCACAATGTGGTCGAGGAGAAGAGCGTGATGGGCAGAGGAGAGACGGGCTCTATCTGTGATAAATGATCCTTGACGAGGCAAATGACCTCTGATGTCTTCAGACCTAACGTGGATATTAAAAGAAGAGATTATCTGGACATTAAAGACTATCTATAAAGAACTATATAAGAACTaaatccatctatctatctatctatatctacaGAGCTAAATCTTTCTATAAAGAAATACATCTATCTATATAGACTATATCTATAAGAACTAAATCCATCTATCTTTATATGTCTATAAAGAGATaaatctatctatttatctactatctatctacctgtctatatatctttaaagaactaaatatttctatctatctatctatctatctacctgtctatatatctataaactaaatctatctgtctatctatctacctgtttatatatctatagaGCTAAATATTgctatctatctacctgtctatctatctatctataagaactaaatctatctatctatctgtctatatatctatctgtctatatatctttaaagaactaaatatttctatctatctatccactatctatctatctatctatctacctacctgtctatatatctataaagagctaaatatttctatctatctatctatctatctacctgtctatatatctatagactaaatctatctgtctatctacttgtctatatatctttaaagaactaaatatttctatctaaccaatctatctatctatctatctatctatctatctatctacctgtctatatatctatagactaaatctatctatctacttgtctatatatctttaaagaactaaatatttctatctatctatctatctatctatctatctacctgtctatctatctatctatctaaatctgtctatctatctacctgtctatatatctataaagagctaaatatttctatctatctatctatctatctatctatctatctgtctatatatctataaactaaatctgtctatctatctaactgtctat encodes:
- the LOC122361594 gene encoding L-threonine 3-dehydrogenase, mitochondrial-like isoform X2, with the protein product MSCVRAVRGLAPVCGFQPLAVLSRGVSFSPRQVASDASFRLVSFSESDHPRVLITGGLGQLGVGLAKLLRKQFGKYNVILSDIRKPPAHVYQSGPFMYSDILDYKNLREIVVNNRISWLIHYSALLSAVGEANVSLARDVNITGLHNVLDVAVEHGLRLFVPSSIGAFGPTSPHNPTPDLCIQRPRTIYGVSKVHAELMGEYYHHRYGLDFRCLRYPGIISADSRPGGGTTDYAVHIFHDAVKTGRFVCNLRPDTRLPMMFIDDCLSATLEVLEAPAETLSMRTYNVSAVSFTPDELVQEIRRHLPDLQVTYEIDPVRQAIADSWPVVFDDSNARNDWGWKHNYALPELVQTMLNFTGSSVRMTRAN
- the LOC122361594 gene encoding L-threonine 3-dehydrogenase, mitochondrial-like isoform X1; translation: MSCVRAVRGLAPVCGFQPLAVLSRGVSFSPRQVASDASFRLVSFSESDHPRVLITGGLGQLGVGLAKLLRKQFGKYNVILSDIRKPPAHVYQSGPFMYSDILDYKNLREIVVNNRISWLIHYSALLSAVGEANVSLARDVNITGLHNVLDVAVEHGLRLFVPSSIGAFGPTSPHNPTPDLCIQRPRTIYGVSKVHAELMGEYYHHRYGLDFRCLRYPGIISADSRPGGGTTDYAVHIFHDAVKTGRFVCNLRPDTRLPMMFIDDCLSATLEVLEAPAETLSMRTYNVSAVSFTPDELVQEIRRHLPDLQVTYEIDPVRQAIGESPTHRSSPIQYADDFVSVSDLKKCSITSIASIHSAVNGCRQNESLLIKPSQYSTPLQKSCMFTSDKSIIEE